In Fibrobacter sp. UWB2, one DNA window encodes the following:
- a CDS encoding cadherin repeat domain-containing protein: protein MWFGKLSLKVAALALVGAVSSMAAKSTTISSLTFGDASTDAANWAYLLNYKLWGQTEISFGNNNKFPKPAGWVGSATGDLLSTGNDAQIAGTVIVGGKIDNTGKMAFTTGPVRYGNGITDGSRASGTKCSGTTTSGACAEVPLYKDIKVPTVKKWPSNLQSIRTPDHGTYTIDVTSGSTELYFDNITFGQESTLLIKMPAGGVFTSIITKHLNIPNEATHPKILVQYEGENLPRCHSPSYTCGGEYEGNLLIYVDDSFTLRNIDYQPIDGTIISSGKIEIVCNMGFSGQLLAKELVVGNEVNGEGFQFTPIVHEDPEIVLSQTTATFEEDNKWHEIGISLNSDEGEEDVTFDYCFEFNETAVKGQFAEKADIKTDTDHKFPICGTDSPVTVTIPKGKTVAQTAANKIYINPVIDGIVETPKSGQPGEKLWLKISNVKHAKVSTDNYDESIGGFNIYIKDVDKLPQGNSSLKVSVKEDAVYTFAEEDFGYQHSTRTFVSVKITVLPTKGSLLLNGSAVKKDQVITVANLGELTYKPVANEFSKTKTEVYTSFKFRVIGSGTGDNMSDEYTASVNVIPVNDKPTTDSKYTFTVSENPSADEKLGSASVYDVANEEGVDTYTFALVSEDAACTGCFVLTSSGDVKVKGSKTFDYYTKSSYTLTAKVTDDAKTEKNYGLTGNPETSKNFTIVINVKNQNHAPTISNQSFTLPEKNKTATGIVDWTSAKVVGTVVAKDVDGDNLTFKVETSGIPFAFKNGTSSLIVSDGSKLDYETKSVWTFKVSVTDPSGASATATITVNLEDVNEGPHADDVKSEYTVKENTATGKDFGSFTVTDNDAGDKLTYKLAGALTGAAGISGTLKNKTLADIFYVDEPANSTGKRTASIRVKSSALLDYEELYKASSKNASYPVTITITDKVSNSVDVTTKITVQDVNEDLTATGGTFYIQEHSPGLTHVCTKEYGEDCSESDYGYVTGTDTDKYNKSFSTLTFSKSTANTGVKATDAKNFVVDPDDGSISTAANAEFEYDGDGAKISYTFLVTVSDGTFSKDVSVTVKVLNIDEPPIKLVTEGSGKIREDAIKGTNAASFSKDFITDPDELAKFNALGDDVYYTINETASGYGVFKANVENGEINLLDPTKIDFETLCAKDVTCKSNATLGTSPMYEVALTASNLSGSVSLEITRYIEIIDVNEPPTAKNLTKSVDENIAGGTVIGTIEASDPDKYASCRAGSHSCGFNTLHYSIVDASGLPFEIDQNTGVIKLKKNERLRYIDKQQYKFDVKVSDRATTEPALSTIAHVTINVTDVNEPSEFKVLADLYEVKENTDVDTKFGDKIVVYDEDAADVSTTAKPALKISIKDNGTCTAGKNCAEDLFNVVIVKNTDANHETQFQFVVKSDLNYEQLYKATAKDAIFDVTLTVTDKGGNEVSQDTKIRVIDENEEPEFAAESYKFTVSENVKTETLLGTVEASDPDIYNTNYGTLYFSLDATYDDAALFDIDRKTGELYVVNNANLNYEEKSEYKFKVIATDKEFTISTLVTVTVKNEDEGPVFPTVPELYVDENTPKGTIATLKNGTKQAIAASDDDCSNRHTCKAPTYTLVAADGAPDDFKAFSIDADGFISVAKDNVLNYEKQNKYVVRVVATDGSDPTLTDEVDVTIHVRDVNDAPVFELVEYPFEVDENKPAGEVVGAVVATDEDTWSKLTFEIADYKANSGDSKKFTIDASGKITTTEKLNYEDQATYELLVTVTDNGSSKGFEDLSATTKVVITVNDKPDDPIIIDDKKNYEVAENTAEHPIKDATIVCYDVSDEDQDQEKSLAGYVVDVGGTDADRLFDAKVKKDGSKYKLCLSVKTPSKFNYEALPHEHSIKVGVIDSDERTHEIAKTIKIVDVNEMPIISGSLAYSFYENKGEGYVIGKFNSADVDTAKGFTENVFSAIGGDTDLFTITEDGKIKALRDFDYEKEKVRTFELEIALSDRNKTKYPELTTKTTITITLKDVPEVPQITSTEFSVRENPPADTLIGIIEATDPDGEGELLFSLAVESPYVTVKPNGEIHVKEGAVIDYEKMQKFTITVTVKDADGLEFDGDIVINVIDVNEPPKIEPQEFTFPEDSKPGTKKGPVEAKDPDTKNKKFNDLKYYPVTENDKFEIKTNGDIVLKGELDYEKEKSYVIKVYVTDGEFTDTTDITVKVGNVIEKSQVEITRVEAGDSVYIKPNKEIYTNQEVIEVEWTQDGKTMTSLDTLKEGCQKIIKSYKDPSKDVAGADTIDVCYSTAAPKVDVDATKTKVTADNIYTIVEGVDKKDSSIYVNDKTKDVKVTVEDTVSHYKESFNVTVVLDTISVADKTVKEMVEISKSEITLEKNPKSDVKTSPIGNKTKVSYDKVVNGDSVVVSYYVDDKGEIIKSAVVDENGEKSNIAVIEVSKTVDVKGKKVVVSYKADAETGKILYGDSEGNLMYDTPKSSSSKESKDEKEKSSVVDLKTGVGAFTVTYDAKGVEGNKSTVSYVIDEKGKIVANEEGDRGYLVTYTYTNKYGNSADKSVFMVLDRIKPIVKILTPADGDVVFANYVDVDWCVAIDGDEKNCVKQDSLNFQSLNKGPNTIKRIYRDKAGNETIAEINVMMKKAKDVNINLEEPMIIVSIDSVNKYYAENPPEKDQRYAVSILNTKTQKESEVIKGTADESKKGSGDEPYPGYEGHIGPTISIDMKLPLVSAVGGLATLDDIIINGNMVPLEDVDADNSEKVTVDEYVEKYCSTEFREELGKDYSKARLYSTNARVTLWFYTTGGQFVDKYQYNYDIDDPDYVDKAGLVKMFFEMKPDVNGELRDKSGRLYGTGPYIVKTKVDIRSKLRCAVPPVAKSKVGDVLKTSDEMLKRFGYRRPVLRGNEKHSSSAKKEDKKDSKSDSKKESSKK from the coding sequence ATGTGGTTTGGCAAGTTAAGTCTTAAAGTGGCGGCCTTAGCCTTGGTCGGTGCGGTTTCATCCATGGCTGCCAAAAGCACTACTATCTCATCGCTGACATTTGGTGATGCTAGTACAGATGCTGCAAATTGGGCCTATCTTCTTAATTACAAGTTGTGGGGCCAAACGGAAATATCGTTTGGAAATAACAATAAGTTCCCTAAACCAGCTGGTTGGGTAGGCTCGGCTACGGGTGACTTACTTTCTACGGGTAATGACGCTCAAATTGCGGGTACCGTTATTGTCGGCGGTAAAATTGATAATACCGGTAAGATGGCTTTTACAACAGGCCCTGTCCGCTATGGAAATGGTATTACAGATGGATCAAGGGCTAGTGGTACAAAATGCTCTGGAACTACGACTTCTGGCGCATGTGCAGAAGTGCCTTTGTATAAGGATATTAAGGTTCCTACCGTAAAGAAGTGGCCTAGCAATTTGCAGAGCATAAGAACGCCAGACCATGGTACATACACGATTGATGTGACTAGTGGTTCGACGGAATTGTACTTTGATAATATTACCTTTGGTCAAGAAAGTACATTGCTGATTAAGATGCCTGCTGGAGGTGTCTTCACATCGATTATTACAAAACATCTTAACATTCCTAATGAAGCAACTCACCCTAAGATTCTTGTTCAATATGAGGGCGAAAATTTGCCTCGTTGCCATTCTCCTTCCTATACTTGCGGTGGCGAATACGAAGGCAACTTGCTTATTTATGTTGATGATAGTTTTACTCTTCGCAATATTGACTACCAGCCGATTGATGGTACTATTATAAGCTCCGGCAAAATTGAAATTGTCTGTAACATGGGCTTTTCTGGTCAGCTTTTGGCTAAAGAACTCGTCGTTGGTAACGAAGTCAATGGCGAAGGTTTCCAGTTTACTCCGATTGTCCACGAAGATCCCGAAATTGTCTTGAGCCAAACCACGGCTACATTCGAAGAAGATAATAAGTGGCATGAAATCGGCATTAGCTTGAATTCCGATGAAGGTGAAGAAGACGTCACCTTTGATTACTGCTTTGAATTCAATGAAACTGCTGTTAAAGGCCAGTTTGCTGAAAAGGCTGACATTAAAACGGATACGGATCACAAGTTCCCGATATGTGGAACGGATTCTCCAGTAACGGTAACTATTCCTAAGGGTAAGACGGTTGCTCAGACTGCTGCAAATAAAATTTATATCAACCCCGTTATTGATGGAATTGTTGAAACTCCGAAATCCGGACAACCGGGCGAAAAGCTTTGGCTGAAGATTTCTAATGTCAAGCACGCTAAAGTTTCCACAGACAACTACGATGAATCAATCGGTGGCTTTAACATCTATATCAAGGATGTAGATAAGTTACCGCAGGGTAACAGCAGTCTCAAGGTGTCTGTTAAGGAAGATGCTGTTTATACATTTGCTGAAGAAGATTTTGGTTACCAGCATTCTACAAGAACATTTGTATCTGTTAAAATAACAGTCTTGCCGACAAAGGGCTCGTTGCTTTTGAACGGCTCTGCGGTGAAGAAGGATCAGGTTATCACCGTTGCAAACCTTGGCGAGTTGACTTACAAGCCTGTTGCAAATGAATTCAGCAAGACCAAAACCGAAGTCTATACATCGTTTAAGTTCAGGGTTATTGGCTCTGGCACTGGTGATAACATGTCTGATGAATACACGGCTAGTGTTAACGTCATCCCGGTTAATGATAAGCCTACTACAGATTCAAAATACACGTTCACTGTAAGTGAAAATCCGTCAGCAGATGAAAAGCTTGGTAGTGCTTCGGTTTATGATGTTGCAAACGAAGAGGGTGTTGACACCTATACATTTGCGTTGGTTTCTGAGGATGCTGCTTGCACTGGGTGCTTTGTGCTGACATCTTCAGGAGATGTCAAGGTCAAGGGCTCTAAAACATTTGATTATTATACAAAGTCTTCCTACACTCTTACGGCGAAGGTGACGGATGATGCCAAGACCGAAAAGAATTATGGCTTGACTGGAAATCCTGAAACGTCTAAGAACTTTACCATTGTCATCAATGTCAAGAACCAGAACCACGCTCCGACCATTAGTAATCAGTCTTTCACGCTCCCAGAAAAGAATAAAACTGCTACGGGTATTGTAGATTGGACCAGTGCTAAGGTTGTTGGTACGGTTGTCGCTAAGGATGTTGATGGTGATAATCTGACCTTTAAGGTTGAAACTTCTGGTATTCCGTTTGCTTTTAAGAATGGAACGAGTTCGCTCATCGTTTCTGATGGAAGCAAGCTGGATTACGAAACAAAGTCTGTATGGACGTTCAAGGTCTCAGTGACGGATCCGTCTGGTGCATCCGCTACGGCTACTATTACGGTAAACCTCGAAGATGTTAACGAAGGTCCGCATGCAGATGATGTAAAGTCCGAATATACGGTTAAGGAAAATACAGCAACAGGAAAAGATTTTGGTTCGTTCACCGTTACTGATAATGATGCCGGTGATAAGCTGACTTATAAGTTGGCCGGTGCGTTGACGGGTGCCGCTGGTATTTCTGGTACTTTGAAGAATAAGACTTTGGCTGACATTTTCTATGTCGATGAACCGGCTAATTCTACCGGCAAGAGAACCGCTTCGATTAGGGTGAAGAGCAGTGCTTTGCTTGATTACGAAGAACTTTATAAGGCTAGTTCTAAAAATGCGTCTTATCCGGTGACTATTACGATTACGGATAAGGTCTCGAATTCTGTTGATGTTACGACCAAGATTACCGTGCAGGATGTTAATGAAGATCTCACCGCTACGGGTGGTACATTCTATATCCAGGAACATTCTCCGGGATTAACGCACGTATGCACTAAGGAGTACGGCGAAGATTGCAGCGAGAGCGACTACGGCTATGTTACCGGCACGGACACGGATAAGTACAATAAATCCTTTAGCACATTGACATTCTCGAAGTCTACTGCTAATACGGGTGTAAAGGCTACTGATGCCAAGAACTTTGTTGTGGATCCGGATGATGGTAGTATTTCTACTGCAGCAAACGCTGAATTCGAATATGATGGTGACGGAGCAAAGATTTCTTACACGTTCTTGGTGACGGTTTCTGATGGAACATTCTCTAAAGATGTTTCTGTGACTGTGAAGGTTTTGAACATTGATGAACCTCCTATAAAATTGGTGACGGAGGGTTCAGGCAAAATTAGAGAAGATGCTATTAAAGGTACTAATGCTGCTTCCTTCAGTAAAGATTTCATCACGGATCCGGATGAATTGGCCAAATTTAATGCTTTGGGCGATGATGTTTATTACACTATAAACGAAACTGCCAGTGGCTATGGCGTCTTTAAGGCGAATGTTGAAAATGGTGAAATCAATTTGCTTGACCCGACCAAAATTGATTTTGAAACACTATGTGCTAAGGATGTGACGTGTAAGAGTAATGCGACTTTGGGAACTTCTCCAATGTATGAAGTTGCCCTGACAGCCTCGAATTTGAGTGGTTCTGTTTCGCTCGAGATTACTAGATATATTGAAATTATTGATGTAAATGAACCTCCGACAGCAAAAAACCTTACGAAATCTGTTGATGAAAATATTGCAGGTGGTACTGTTATAGGTACTATTGAAGCTTCTGATCCTGACAAGTACGCCTCATGCAGAGCAGGCTCTCATTCGTGCGGTTTCAACACGCTTCACTATTCTATTGTTGATGCTTCGGGATTGCCGTTTGAAATTGACCAGAATACTGGTGTTATCAAGCTCAAAAAGAACGAAAGACTCCGCTATATTGACAAACAACAATATAAATTTGATGTGAAGGTCAGCGACCGTGCTACAACGGAACCGGCGCTTTCTACAATTGCTCATGTGACCATCAATGTCACCGACGTTAACGAACCTTCCGAGTTTAAGGTATTGGCTGATCTTTACGAAGTAAAGGAAAATACTGATGTTGATACAAAGTTCGGCGACAAGATTGTTGTCTATGACGAAGATGCCGCCGATGTTAGCACGACTGCCAAACCTGCATTGAAGATTTCTATCAAGGATAATGGAACATGTACAGCAGGTAAGAACTGCGCTGAAGACTTGTTCAATGTTGTTATCGTGAAAAATACTGATGCAAACCATGAAACTCAGTTCCAGTTTGTTGTCAAGTCGGACTTGAATTACGAACAACTCTACAAGGCAACAGCGAAAGATGCCATTTTTGACGTGACTTTGACTGTCACGGATAAGGGCGGTAATGAGGTTTCTCAGGATACAAAGATTCGCGTCATCGATGAAAACGAAGAACCCGAATTTGCTGCTGAATCTTATAAGTTTACCGTCAGCGAAAATGTTAAGACGGAAACCTTGTTGGGTACAGTCGAAGCTTCCGATCCGGATATCTACAATACAAATTACGGTACGCTTTACTTCTCGCTTGATGCAACCTATGATGATGCAGCTTTGTTCGATATCGACCGTAAGACGGGTGAACTCTATGTCGTGAACAATGCTAACCTCAATTACGAAGAAAAGAGTGAGTATAAGTTCAAGGTTATCGCAACCGACAAGGAATTTACGATCTCGACTCTCGTAACGGTTACCGTCAAGAACGAAGATGAAGGCCCTGTGTTCCCGACGGTCCCGGAATTGTATGTTGATGAAAATACGCCGAAGGGTACGATTGCTACGCTTAAGAATGGTACAAAGCAGGCCATTGCGGCTAGCGATGATGACTGCAGCAACAGACATACTTGCAAGGCTCCGACGTATACGCTTGTAGCTGCCGATGGCGCACCTGATGATTTCAAGGCATTTAGCATTGATGCTGATGGCTTTATCTCGGTGGCTAAGGATAACGTCTTGAACTATGAAAAGCAGAACAAGTACGTGGTTCGCGTTGTCGCAACGGATGGCTCGGATCCTACGCTTACAGACGAAGTTGATGTGACTATCCATGTTAGAGACGTGAACGACGCCCCGGTATTCGAATTGGTTGAATATCCGTTCGAAGTTGACGAAAACAAGCCTGCTGGTGAAGTCGTTGGCGCAGTCGTTGCTACCGATGAAGATACTTGGAGCAAGTTGACCTTTGAAATTGCCGATTACAAGGCAAATTCTGGTGATAGCAAGAAGTTTACGATTGACGCTTCGGGCAAGATCACTACCACAGAAAAATTGAATTACGAAGACCAGGCAACTTATGAACTCTTGGTTACTGTAACGGATAACGGTTCGTCCAAGGGCTTTGAAGATCTTAGTGCTACAACCAAGGTTGTTATTACAGTTAATGATAAACCGGATGATCCGATTATTATCGATGACAAGAAGAACTATGAGGTTGCTGAAAATACCGCAGAACACCCGATCAAGGATGCAACGATTGTATGCTACGATGTTTCGGATGAAGATCAGGACCAGGAAAAGTCTCTTGCTGGTTATGTCGTCGATGTCGGTGGTACGGATGCCGATCGCCTGTTTGATGCCAAGGTTAAGAAGGATGGCTCGAAGTATAAGCTTTGCCTCTCTGTCAAGACTCCTTCGAAGTTTAATTACGAAGCTCTTCCTCATGAACACTCCATTAAGGTGGGCGTGATTGACAGCGATGAACGTACTCACGAAATTGCTAAGACCATTAAGATTGTTGACGTGAACGAAATGCCGATTATTTCGGGTAGCCTTGCATATTCCTTCTATGAAAATAAGGGTGAAGGCTATGTTATTGGCAAGTTCAATTCTGCAGATGTCGATACCGCTAAGGGCTTTACCGAAAACGTGTTCAGTGCTATTGGCGGTGATACTGATTTGTTCACGATTACCGAAGATGGTAAGATTAAGGCTCTGCGTGACTTTGACTACGAAAAGGAAAAGGTCCGTACATTTGAATTGGAAATCGCTTTGTCTGATAGAAATAAGACGAAGTATCCGGAGCTCACCACCAAGACGACGATTACAATCACGTTGAAGGATGTTCCGGAAGTTCCGCAGATTACGAGTACTGAATTTAGCGTCAGGGAAAATCCGCCGGCAGATACTCTTATCGGTATCATCGAAGCGACTGACCCGGATGGCGAAGGCGAACTCCTCTTCTCGCTTGCCGTAGAAAGCCCGTATGTGACCGTCAAGCCGAATGGCGAAATCCATGTCAAGGAAGGCGCTGTCATCGACTACGAAAAGATGCAGAAGTTCACGATTACGGTAACGGTCAAGGATGCTGACGGTCTTGAATTTGATGGTGATATCGTCATCAACGTCATTGACGTGAACGAACCGCCGAAGATTGAACCGCAGGAATTCACGTTCCCGGAAGATTCCAAGCCGGGTACCAAGAAGGGACCTGTCGAAGCTAAGGATCCGGATACAAAGAACAAGAAGTTCAACGACTTGAAGTACTATCCGGTCACGGAAAATGATAAGTTCGAAATCAAGACGAATGGCGACATTGTCTTGAAGGGCGAACTCGACTACGAAAAGGAAAAGTCCTACGTCATCAAGGTCTATGTGACGGATGGCGAATTTACCGATACGACGGATATCACTGTCAAGGTGGGTAACGTCATCGAAAAGTCCCAGGTCGAGATTACTCGTGTCGAAGCTGGCGATTCTGTGTACATCAAGCCGAACAAGGAAATCTACACGAACCAGGAAGTCATCGAGGTGGAATGGACTCAGGATGGCAAGACCATGACGAGTCTCGATACCTTGAAAGAAGGCTGCCAGAAGATTATCAAGTCTTACAAGGATCCGAGCAAGGATGTTGCCGGTGCCGATACTATCGATGTGTGCTACAGCACTGCCGCTCCGAAGGTCGATGTCGATGCCACAAAGACGAAGGTTACTGCAGACAACATCTATACGATTGTTGAAGGCGTAGATAAGAAGGACTCTTCCATTTACGTGAACGACAAGACTAAGGATGTGAAGGTTACGGTGGAAGATACTGTTTCTCACTACAAGGAATCTTTCAACGTGACGGTTGTCCTGGATACAATCTCCGTGGCTGACAAGACCGTGAAGGAAATGGTTGAAATCTCCAAGTCCGAAATCACTCTTGAAAAGAATCCGAAGTCCGATGTCAAGACCAGTCCGATTGGCAACAAGACGAAGGTCTCTTATGACAAGGTCGTAAACGGTGATTCTGTTGTCGTGTCTTACTATGTCGATGACAAGGGTGAAATCATCAAGTCCGCTGTTGTTGACGAAAATGGTGAAAAGAGCAATATCGCCGTGATCGAAGTCTCCAAGACTGTCGATGTCAAGGGCAAGAAGGTGGTTGTATCTTACAAGGCTGATGCCGAAACGGGCAAAATCCTTTACGGTGACTCCGAAGGCAACTTGATGTACGATACTCCGAAGTCTTCTAGCAGCAAGGAATCTAAGGACGAAAAGGAAAAGTCCAGTGTTGTTGACTTGAAGACGGGCGTGGGCGCCTTCACGGTGACCTACGATGCCAAGGGTGTCGAAGGCAACAAGTCTACGGTCTCCTACGTCATTGACGAAAAGGGCAAGATTGTTGCTAACGAAGAAGGCGACAGGGGTTACCTCGTAACGTACACCTACACCAACAAATATGGCAACTCTGCCGACAAGTCGGTGTTCATGGTGCTCGACAGGATCAAGCCGATTGTCAAGATTCTGACTCCGGCTGATGGCGATGTGGTCTTTGCAAACTATGTCGATGTGGACTGGTGCGTCGCTATCGACGGTGATGAAAAGAACTGCGTCAAGCAGGATTCCTTGAACTTCCAGAGCCTCAATAAGGGCCCGAACACGATCAAGCGTATCTATCGTGACAAGGCTGGTAACGAAACCATTGCTGAAATCAACGTGATGATGAAGAAGGCGAAGGATGTCAATATCAATCTTGAAGAACCGATGATTATCGTTTCGATTGACTCTGTGAACAAGTACTATGCAGAAAATCCGCCTGAAAAGGATCAGAGATACGCTGTAAGTATCTTGAACACTAAGACGCAGAAGGAATCTGAAGTCATCAAGGGCACTGCCGATGAATCTAAGAAGGGCTCTGGCGATGAACCGTACCCGGGTTACGAAGGCCATATTGGTCCGACGATTTCGATTGACATGAAGTTGCCACTCGTGAGCGCCGTCGGTGGCCTTGCTACTTTGGATGATATCATCATCAATGGTAACATGGTTCCGCTTGAAGATGTGGACGCTGACAATAGCGAAAAGGTCACTGTCGATGAATACGTTGAAAAGTACTGCTCTACGGAATTCCGTGAAGAACTTGGCAAGGATTATAGCAAGGCAAGGCTTTACTCCACAAACGCCCGTGTGACCCTCTGGTTCTACACGACGGGTGGCCAGTTTGTCGATAAATACCAGTACAATTACGATATCGATGATCCGGATTATGTGGACAAGGCTGGTCTTGTGAAGATGTTCTTCGAAATGAAGCCGGATGTTAACGGCGAATTGAGAGACAAGTCTGGCCGTCTCTACGGTACGGGTCCGTACATTGTGAAGACGAAGGTTGATATCCGCTCCAAGCTGCGTTGCGCTGTTCCGCCGGTAGCCAAGTCCAAGGTTGGCGATGTGCTGAAGACCAGCGACGAAATGCTGAAGCGCTTCGGTTACCGCCGCCCGGTATTGCGCGGAAACGAAAAGCATTCTTCTTCTGCAAAGAAGGAAGATAAGAAGGACTCTAAGAGTGATTCCAAGAAGGAATCTTCAAAGAAGTAA
- a CDS encoding stress response translation initiation inhibitor YciH (involved in start site selection during the initiation of translation), which translates to MGIEERSMLVFASGVGRIKEEKPKASRPQGDGVVRIMLKRLGGGKMASVVSGVPMDEDELKDLARVLKQKCGVGGSVKDFNIEIQGDKRNVLKAELEKKGFTVKLAGG; encoded by the coding sequence ATGGGTATCGAAGAACGTTCTATGTTAGTGTTTGCAAGCGGTGTTGGCCGCATTAAAGAAGAAAAGCCTAAGGCTAGCCGCCCGCAGGGCGATGGCGTTGTCCGCATCATGCTAAAGCGCCTTGGAGGCGGAAAAATGGCGAGCGTTGTTTCGGGTGTGCCGATGGACGAAGATGAACTCAAGGACTTGGCTCGAGTATTGAAGCAGAAGTGCGGTGTTGGCGGCTCGGTCAAGGACTTCAACATCGAAATTCAGGGCGACAAGCGCAATGTGCTCAAGGCCGAACTAGAGAAAAAAGGCTTTACTGTCAAGCTTGCAGGCGGGTAA
- a CDS encoding deoxyribonuclease IV has protein sequence MHIGCHLPSSGGFLAMGETALSIGADTFQFFTRNPRGGAAKPFDKADAEALNAFMDAHNFAPILAHAPYTLNACAADPSLRQYAQDVMKDDLFRMDHFPHAMYNFHPGSHVKQGAEVGIELISQHLNNILHKGLKTKVLLETMAGKGSEVGRTFEELRAIVDRVELDEKVGVCLDTCHVFDGGYDIVNHLDDVLESFDKIIGLNRLCAIHLNDSKNPMGSHKDRHEVVGGGFIGLEALVKVVNHPALKGLPFYLETPNELPGYAQEIALMRSRER, from the coding sequence ATGCATATAGGTTGTCATCTCCCGTCTTCGGGCGGCTTTTTGGCGATGGGCGAGACTGCCCTCTCCATCGGAGCCGATACGTTCCAGTTCTTTACGCGTAACCCGCGTGGTGGCGCTGCAAAGCCGTTTGACAAGGCTGATGCCGAGGCGCTGAATGCGTTTATGGATGCTCACAACTTCGCTCCGATTTTAGCGCATGCTCCATACACGCTGAATGCTTGTGCCGCAGATCCTTCGTTAAGACAGTACGCGCAGGATGTGATGAAGGATGACCTATTCCGCATGGACCACTTCCCGCATGCGATGTACAATTTCCATCCTGGTAGCCATGTAAAGCAAGGTGCCGAGGTCGGGATAGAACTTATTTCGCAGCACTTGAATAATATCCTGCATAAAGGCTTGAAGACTAAGGTGCTCTTGGAAACGATGGCGGGGAAGGGCTCCGAAGTGGGGCGTACTTTTGAAGAGCTGCGGGCGATTGTCGATCGTGTGGAGCTTGACGAAAAGGTCGGTGTTTGCCTCGACACGTGCCATGTCTTTGATGGCGGTTACGATATCGTGAATCATTTGGACGATGTCCTCGAGTCGTTTGACAAAATTATTGGACTCAATCGTTTGTGCGCGATTCACTTGAATGATAGCAAGAATCCGATGGGTAGCCACAAGGACCGTCATGAGGTTGTCGGTGGCGGATTCATAGGCTTGGAAGCTCTTGTGAAAGTCGTAAATCACCCGGCGCTCAAGGGCTTGCCGTTCTATTTGGAAACGCCGAACGAGTTGCCTGGATATGCTCAGGAAATCGCATTAATGCGGAGTCGGGAACGCTAA
- the floA gene encoding flotillin-like protein FloA (flotillin-like protein involved in membrane lipid rafts), which produces MDTLLTVGIIIAAIVVIIILAFIGRFFSLWLQALFSKANVSIFQLIGMRLRKVPPQVIVEARILSCKAGLPVDTNLLEAHYLSRGNVLRVIQALIAANKANIKLDFKEAAAIDLAGRNVLEAVQMSVNPKVIETPKVSAVALDGIQLHAITRITVRASIQKLVGGAGEETVVARVGEGIVSSIGSAQSHKEVLENPNMISKKVLASGLDAGTAFEILSIDIADVDVGQNIGAILETDRAEADKKIAQAKAEERRAMAFAAEQEMKAKVMEMKAKLVEAEAQIPMAMATALRDGKLGVMDYYNLKNIEADTQMRKEIGTAPEATK; this is translated from the coding sequence ATGGATACTCTTCTCACTGTTGGCATTATCATTGCCGCCATCGTCGTCATCATCATTCTCGCCTTTATCGGCAGATTCTTTAGCCTCTGGCTCCAGGCCTTGTTCTCCAAGGCAAACGTGAGCATTTTCCAGCTCATCGGTATGCGTCTCCGTAAGGTTCCGCCGCAGGTCATCGTGGAAGCCCGAATCCTCAGCTGCAAGGCAGGCCTCCCGGTTGACACAAACTTGCTCGAAGCCCACTACCTTTCCCGCGGTAACGTGCTCCGCGTGATCCAAGCTCTCATCGCCGCTAACAAGGCAAACATCAAGCTCGACTTCAAGGAAGCCGCAGCCATCGACCTTGCAGGCCGTAACGTGCTCGAAGCCGTGCAGATGTCCGTGAACCCGAAGGTCATCGAAACTCCGAAAGTCTCCGCCGTGGCTCTCGACGGTATTCAGCTCCACGCCATTACCCGTATCACCGTGCGCGCCAGCATCCAAAAGCTCGTCGGTGGTGCCGGCGAAGAAACGGTTGTCGCCCGCGTTGGCGAAGGCATCGTGTCTTCCATCGGTTCTGCACAGAGCCACAAGGAAGTGCTCGAAAACCCGAACATGATTTCCAAGAAGGTGCTCGCCTCCGGCCTTGACGCAGGTACGGCATTCGAAATCCTCTCCATCGATATTGCAGACGTGGACGTGGGCCAGAACATCGGTGCTATCCTCGAAACCGACCGTGCCGAAGCCGACAAGAAGATTGCTCAGGCCAAGGCAGAAGAACGCCGCGCCATGGCATTCGCCGCCGAACAGGAAATGAAGGCTAAGGTGATGGAAATGAAGGCTAAGCTCGTCGAAGCCGAAGCCCAGATTCCGATGGCTATGGCAACCGCTCTCCGCGACGGAAAGCTCGGCGTGATGGACTACTACAACCTCAAGAACATCGAAGCCGACACGCAGATGCGTAAAGAAATCGGAACCGCTCCGGAAGCCACCAAGTAA